The region TTTGAACAAATCAATGGCCTCTTGGGCTCTTTATTCTTTTTTGACATCTTTTTCGGCAGCATGGAAGGTACAAATATGCCCTTTATAGTTGCATGGCTGATCGTTGGAGGACTTTTTCTTACTTTTCGTTTTGGCTTTATTAATGCACGTATGTTCGGTCATGCCTTTAAGATCATCACTGGCAAATATAAGACCGCTGACGACGTAGGAGAGATCACTCCTTTCCAGTCTTTGACAACCGCCCTATCCGCCACAGTTGGACTTGGGAATATTGCAGGGGTTGCCATTGCCATTGCGGTAGGAGGTCCTGGAGCTACATTCTGGATGATCTTGGCAGGCTTCTTTGGCATGACACTCAAATTTACAGAAGTGACCCTTGCACAGATCTATAGGGAGAGAAGACCTGATGGACGTATCATGGGTGGAGCGATGCAGTATCTTTCCATAGGGCTGGCCTCTAAAGGCTATATCAAACTGGGAAAAGTACTCGCTGTGATGTTTGCTGTGCTTGCTATAGGAGGCAGTTTGGGTGCAGGGAATGCTTTCCAAACTTCACAAGCCATGGGTGCACTCTCAGAACGTATCCCTTTCTTTCAAGAGTATCCGATCGTTTTTGGTCTTATCTTGGCCACACTTGTAGGATTTGTCATTATCGGAGGGATTAAACGGATCGCAAGTACCGCAGAGAAGATCGTTCCTACAATGGTATTTATCTATTTGGCCGCATCCTTATGGATACTCCTCACAAACGCTTCTCAAGTGCCTGGTGCTATCTCAACCATCTTTCATGAAGCCTTTGCTCCTACTGCCGCTGCAGGTGGCCTTATAGGTGTTCTTGTACAAGGTTTTAAACGTGCTGCCTTCTCAAGTGAAGCGGGTATAGGTTCAGCTGCCATTGTACACTCTACTGCCTCAGTCAAATACCCTGTCAGACAGGGGATGGTAGCGCTTTATGAACCCTTTATAGATACCATCGTTATCTGTAGTATGACAGCGCTTGTGATCGTCACTACAGGGGTCTATGACCCTAGTGGCGAGTTTGCGAACCTTGTCGCTTCAAAACAGGGTGCGGCGCTTACAGCAGCAGCCTATGGAACGGTGATTTCATGGTTCCCTGTTATCTTGTCATTTTCCATTGTACTTTTTGCTTTTTCCACGATGATATCATGGTCTTATTATGGCGAGCGTTCTTGGACTTACCTCTTTGGAGAAAAATATACTTTATTGTATAAACTGATCTTTGTTTCATTTACCGTCATCTCATCAGTCACCAGCGCTTCCACGCTGTTAGAATTCTCCGATCTTCTCATCTTGGGGATGGCCTTGCCAAACCTTATAGGACTCTATATGCTGCAAGGTGTTGTTCACTCAAACCTCAAAGCGTATCTTAAAAAATGGAAAAGTGGTGAGTTAGACAGAGAGTGTATAGAAAAAGGGGTGTGCAAAACTGAGTAATATTCGACCGGGTATCTCACCTGTCAAATATTTTAGAAGCAAGGAGGGTGATTACACCATCTCCACACCCTTTTCACCATGTGCAAGTGCACCGATGACATAACCGTCTGTATTTGCAAGTACGGCATCTACATTTTCAGGTTCTACAACCCATACCATTCCTACACCCATATTAAAGGCTCTGTACATCTCTTCTTCTTCAACATACTTGCTCATGAATTCAAAGATAGGCAATACTTTTATGGCATCTTTGTTTACAATAGCTCTCATACCCTCAGGAAGGACTCTAGGAAGGTTTTCTACAATCCCTCCTCCTGTGATGTGGGCCAAGGCTTTCACATAGTGTTTATTGGCTTTATACTCTTTTACATAGATACGTGTCGGTTCGAGCAGGGTCTCTACAAGCGGTTTGCCTTCAAACTCTGTCTCAAGACTCATACCCAACTTGTCAAAGAGAAGTTTTCTCACCAATGAATACCCGTTTGAATGTACTCCAGAGCTTGGCATAGCAATAAGGACCTGCCCCTCTTTCACATTGGCAACCGTATCCATCTCTGAACGTTCTGCTATACCTACTGCAAATCCTGCAAGGTCAAAGTCATCATCTGAATACATGCCAGGCATTTCAGCTGTTTCACCCCCTACAAGCGCACATTCAGATCTGCGACAACCCTCTGCGATACCAGCAACCACATCTTTTGCATTCTCAGGAAGCAATTTACCCGTTGCATAGTAGTCTAGGAAGAACATCGGTGTACCGTTGTTACAGATAAGATCATTGACACACATAGCTACAAGGTCGATACCTACGGTATCAAGTTTACCGCTCTCTATGGCGATACGAAGCTTCGTACCCACGCCATCTGTTGCAGAAAGTATGACTGGCTCTTTATAACCTGTCGGAAGTGCATAGGCACCTGCAAATGAACCGATACCGCCGATGACATTTTTATCAAAAGTAGATTTTACATCGCTCTTGATCGCTTCTACAAACTCATTACCCGCATCGATATCGACACCGGCATCTTTATATGATATATTTGACATTAGTTGTTGTCCTTTTCATTGGTTTCTTCACATTTACACGCAGGGAAAATCTTTTTAAGCATAATGAGCCCTGGACAGAAGCCTGTCAATCCTGCGATAACAAGCGTGACCATCATGGCAAATTGCAAAATAAATGCAGCTGCATACATGCCAGAACCTGCCAAACCCATAACAAAGCCCAGTATACTAGCCTGTATTAAACGTTGTATCTTTTCAGCACACATTTAAAGATCCTTATGAGAAATTGGGCGTATTATATCTAATTTTAGCTGTTTAACTTCCCTTACCATTAAGGAGAACGCTTTTAGAGCAAAGCCCTAAAAACTACGTTAACACTGTGTCCTCTTCAGCAGATGGCTCAAACAACCAGTTGTGTTAAGAACGAAGTTTTCGTCCTAGCTTTTCTTCAACAGAACCTACTTTGTTACCCAGTCTACCCACTGGACCATCACGCCAATCAATCTTTATAGAGCTATAGACACGACCGCAATCTTTTTGGAGTTCTTCATAGGCATTGTTGATCACAGCCAAAACTTCTTCTACGGTTTCACCTTCTATGATCGTACCCATAGGTGTAAGCTGGTACGCCAATCCGCTTTTATCTACAATGTCTAAGACTCTTGCTACAAAGGCACTTTTACTTTGGGTTTTTTCCGTTGGGAACATACTGAATTCTACTAATGCTGACATGATCATCCTTATTCTTTAATTTATTTTTGATGTTATAACAGATTATAGGTTATAATCCAGCATAGTTCGGGTTAAAGGATGAAAATGGCGGATATGATTGTTGTAGGTGCGGGGGCAGCAGGGCTCGTCGCTGCTATCACTGCTGCAAGAACAGGGCAGAAGGTACTATTACTGGAACAAAACAGCAAAATCGGCAAAAAAATACTTGTTTCTGGTAACGGAAAATGTAACATAGACAACAAATACATCGCCTTACATCGCTTTCATGGAGAAAATCCTGATTTTATAGACGCAATATTAAAAGGATATGACTTTGACGTAGTAGAAAAGTTTTTCACATCCATAGGACTTGAGCTCATCGAAGGAAAAGAAGGCAAAATGTTTCCTATGTCATTGCAAGCCAGTTCCGTGGTTGAAATGCTTGAGTATGAAGCCAAAAGGGCAGGCGTACAGATACTATGTGACTGTGGAGTCACATCCTTAAGTAAAGAAGGTGATACTTTTACTCTAGAAACATCTCAAGGAATCAAGCGTTGCAAAAAACTCCTTTTGGCATCAGGTTCACCTGCCGCACCACAACTTGGGGGTTCGAACTCCGGATATGCCTTTGCCACAAAGATGGGACATAGTCTCATACCGCGTCACCCTTCTCTCGTCCAACTCTGTTCAGATGAAACATGGGTGAAAGCCTGTGCAGGAGTGAAAGTGTCCGGAGTGGCACAACTCTATGCCAACGGTGAGTACATCACAGAGAAAAAGGGTGACCTGCTTTTCACAAACTATGGAATCAGCGGATTGGCCATCCTGGATCTTAGCCGGGAGGTCAGTACAAGACTGGCAAATTATGACTATTGTGAACTCAACTTGGATCTCATGCCAGAACTTAGCAAAGAAAAACTCACCAACTTACTGCTAGGTCGCATAAAAGAGGGAAGTGAAAAACCTATAGAGATATGGCTTCACGGTGTCATAAACAAAAAACTCATCTCAATCATTTTAGAACAGTCGAAGTGTAAAGCCAAACAAGAAAATGACTTAAACAGAAAAGAGATAGGCAAACTTGTCTACGCTATCAAAAACCTCAAACTTTCCATCAACGATACCAAAGGGTTCAAAGGTGCAGAAGTCGCCACAGGCGGTGTCAACACCACTGAAATAAACCCGCAAACGATGGAATCAAAACTCGTACCCAATCTTTACTTTGCAGGAGAAATACTCGATGTCGATGGAGACAGGGGAGGATTTAACTTTCACTTCGCCTGGATAAGCGGATTACGGATAGGAAATAATCTATAAAATTATTTTCAAAATATAGTGAAAGATTCATGGTCGTTTAGTTTGTTATAGATATGCTTGAATGGGGTAAGGAAAGTGAAGAAGCTTACGCTAAAGTATATGACCAAACGGAACGAAGCCGTTCAGTCAGAGATGGAGTGAAATATACCCCACTTACGCTTTAGCGACAGGGGTATCGGCATTTAGTGCCAGAAAAGAACTATTTAGCGTTCTTTTTGTCTCTTGCCATTCTCTTTCGGATATTCTCATCCAAATATTTCTTTCTGATTCTGATCGAGATAGGAGTAATTTCGATAAGTTCATCATCTTCTATCCATTCCATTGCGCTTTCAAGGGTAATAGGTCTTGGTGGTACAAGCTTGATGGCATCATCAGCACCCGAAGTTCTCATGTTTGTAAGCTGCTTTCCTTTAAGCGGGTTCACATCCAAGTCACCCGGTCTTGCAGATTCCCCGATAACCATACCCGAGTATACTTTGTCTTGTGGTTTAATGAACATCACACCTCTAGCCTGAAGGTTAAAGATAGAGAAGGCTACGGCTTCACCGTTATCCATAGAAACCAATGCACCCGGTGTTCTACTAACAACAGTTCCAGAATAAGGTCTGTACTCTAAGTAAGAGTGGTTCATGATACCTTCACCCTTAGTGTCTGTCAAAAATTCATTTCTAAATCCGATAAGTCCACGTGCAGGAATTTCAAATTCAAGTCTTACAGTACCGTCTGGCATAGGTGTGAGTGAAGTCATCTCAGCTTTTCTTTTTCCGAGTTTTTCAATGGCAACCCCCTGAAACTCTTCCGGAACATCTACAACCAAGTGTTCGAATGGCTCCATTCTTACACCGTTTTCTTCTTTCACAACAACTTCAGGACGTGCAAGAAGGAATTCAAACCCTTCTCTTCTCATATTTTCAGCCAAAATACCGATCTGTAGTTCCCCACGGCCTGATACTTTGAATGCTGCTTCACCTGTAGGCTCCATACGCATAGCAATGTTTGTTTCCATCTCTTTTTCAAGTCTTTCACGGATCTTGTTAGAGGTGACGTGTTTACCTTCTGTACCTGCCAAAGGACCGTCATTGACCGACATGATAACTGAAAGTGTAGGCTCTTCAACATGCATAGGGTCTAGTGCTACCGGATTTACAGGATCACAGATAGAGTCACCCACATCAATGTCAGCAAACCCTGCGATCGCTACAATATCACCTGCTTCAGCTTCTTGGATCTCGATACGATCAAGTCCTTTAAATCCGATAAGTTTAGAAACTCTAGATTTTGATTTAGAACCATCTGCTTTAACGAGAAGATACTCATCCCCTTTTTTCACTTTCCCGTTAAAGATACGTGTAATACCTATACGTCCAACAAAATTGTCTGAATCAAGGGTAAATACCTGTGCCTGTGTATCGTTGTCCGGTGAACCCTGTGGATATGGTACTTTTTCTAAAATCGCTTCGAAAAGTGGTGTCATGTCTTTGTTTTCATCTTCCATTTCCCATTTTGCATAACCATCTCTTGCTGCTGCATAAAGGACTGGGAATTCTAATTGTTCTTCATTTGCATCCAGCGCAACCAGAAGGTCGAACATTTCGTCAAGTACTCTTTCCGGATCTGCTCCATCTTTGTCGATCTTGTTGATCACAACAACGGGAATAAGTCCAAGTTCAACCGCTTTTTTCAAAACGAATTTTGTTTGTGGCATCGCACCTTCTTGTGCATCAACTAGCATCAATACACCATCTACCATCTTAAGTACACGCTCAACTTCACCACCAAAGTCGGCGTGACCCGGGGTGTCAATAATGTTGATCTTGTGATCACCATAAGTAATAGCCGTGTTTTTAGAAAGAATCGTAATTCCTCTTTCTTTTTCGATATCATTAGAGTCCATTGCTCTTTCTTGCACCTCTTGGTGTGCAGCATATGTTCCTGATTGCTGAAGTAATTGATCCACAAGTGTAGTTTTACCGTGGTCAACGTGAGCGATAACCGCAATGTTTTTAATTTTTTGCATAAAATGTCCTGAAATAAGGCCTCTTGCCCTATGTAATTTTCGCGAATTATACCCAAAATTTACTATATAAGAGATTTTTATGTAAAAAATTACCTAAATCACTCTCTTAATATCTATCAAGACATCTATTTTACACTGATGTATTATAGTGAAAACCCGTACATTTCATGATACGTTTTCATCGCATAACGGTCCGTCATTGCTGCAATATAATCTGCAATGACCCGTTCTTTTGTACGTACTTCAAAAAGCTCTTTTTGATAGGGAGGAAGTAGATCTGTATCTTCTGTAAATGCTTTATAGAGTCCTTGAATACACTGTTTCCCTGCGTGCATTTTACGTACAATTTTTTGATGTCTGTAAAGTTTCTGATGTAGCAGTTTTTTGAGTTTTTTAAGCTGTATTCCTGTCTCTTTTGAAAATCCTACAGGTAATTTCTCTTGTGCATCGATGGTCACACAAATAGGTGTTTCTTCTCGATATTTTTTTGCACCATCCTTTGAATTATCTATAAAATCCTCTACAAGCAGCTTAATAAGCCCTGCTACAAAACGGTGTCTATAGAGTTTTTCTTCTCGTGTAACGCCCTCATTTTGTACCACTTCATCCACTCTTAAACAAAGCTCATCTTTTAACAGATCATCAAAAGTAATGAGTCCGTATTTGATACCGTCATCTATGTCGTGTGAGGTGTAGGCTATCTCATCTGCATGATCCACTACCATCGCTTCAAGTGAAGGATGTTTTTCTAAATCAAAATGGGGATCTAATCCGTCTAAAAAAGGTTTTTTATAAGGATAGGAGTGTTTAAGTACCCCTTCGAGCGTAGCAAACGTGAGATTAAGCCCATCAAACTCTTTATAACGTTTTTCCAGTTTGGTCAAAACCCTGAACGACTGAAAATTATGTTCAAAGCCCAATGGTCTGCCATCTGCCTTGAGAAGTTTATCTAACTCGTCTCCACCCACATGCCCAAACGGTGTATGTCCCAGATCATGTGAAAGTGCAATCACTTCTGCAAGGGTCTCATTGAGCTCCAACATACGTGAAAGTGTTCTGGCTATCTGACTTACTTCAAGTGAATGGGTTAATCGTGTACGAAAATAGTCACCCTCATGGTTCAAAAAAACCTGTGTTTTATACTCTAACCGTCTAAAAGAGCTGCAGTGGACTACTCTATCTCTGTCTCTTGCATAAGGGTCTCTAAAATCTTTTTCGAAACTAAAAAATCGTTCATCGGGTCTCACAGCTTAATCCTTATATTGCTCTAAATTTATAGTGATATAATTGTATCTAAATTATGATGGAGTGAGCCCATGGAAACAATGGAAATGTATCACATAGAGTATGAAAAACCTAAAGTTACACTTTTGCAACAATCTGGCCTTGGTGTTGCAGAGATAGCTGCAAGAACATGCTATGATAGTTTTGAAAACAGTGAAAATGCATGTGTAAAGCATGCAATGGACGATTTAGATACGGATGCCATCAATAATATCGAGGATTCAGATCTGCTTTCAAACCTTGCGTGGGTACATCACCATCACTCCATTATCGAACATGCGTCTTTAAGCTTTTTGATACAGGGAACTTCACGAGGTGTGCTTCAGGAACATGCAAGACACAGACTTCAAGCTATTTCTGTGAGAAGTACACGTTACACCATGTCAAGCGTTATCAATGCTTTTGTAGCTTCAATTGAGGCAGAAGACGGTTTTGCCTTCTTTTTTGAAACACTTCTCACTTTAAACCTCTTCGTCATTACAGACAAAGCGTATTTAAATATTGAGATCAGAGCGATCTATGATAAATTATATTTTCAATATCAAAGAGACAGTGATTTCATACAGACTGCCGTAGCAAAATCTTCTATACCTTTCATAGAAGAAAACAAAGACAATGCTGAAGCACTCTTTAAAGCATTGGAAAACGGAAAGAAAAAAAGAAATGTGGGAGATGGATTTAAACACATTGTCTCAGATAACTGGAAAGTAGATATGGTGGTCACATTTAATATCAGAAGTCTTAAAAACTATTTTGACCTTAGAGATTCCGGTGCAGCATGGTTCCAGATACAATGGCTGGCTGAAGCAATGAAAGAAGTCACCCCTTTAAAATACTTGAAACTCATAGATAAAAATTATAAACAAAAATCATAGATGCAATATGGTCATCTATTTCAAAAGTATAATTATAGAAAATAAATTGACATTATCTATGATAATATGATATACATTTATGATATACTTTAACAGTGTATATATCTCATACAAGGAGTAGTAAATGAAAAAATTCAATCTTTCATTAGTAGCGTTTTTGACAATGAGTGCATTCGCAACAGCGGGTGGAGATATCGCAATAGTAGAACCAGTAGTAGAAACTCCAATGGTAGAGGAGTCTACAGGCTCATTTTATACAGGTCTAGGTTATGCTTATATGAATATAGATCCTGATAATAGTCCTGAGGCAAATGGAGACGCAGTACTTTTACTGGCAGGATATAACTTTAACCAATATATCGGTGTAGAAGGTAGGTATTCTGGACTTACAGATTGCCTTGAAAATGCCGCCATTTATCTTAAACCTATGTATCCAATGAACGGAATTACACTTTATGGATTGCTTGGATACGGGCAAGTAGATTATGATGGTGGACAAAGCTTATCTGAATCTGGTTTTCAGTGGGGTCTAGGTGCAAACTATGAAGTGGTTGAGAATATAAGTGTATTCGTAGACTATACAAACCTCTATGATGACACAGGATTTGATGGTGCATTACCAAATCAAGATGTTCTGGCTGATTCTATCAATGTAGGATTTACCTATACATTCTAAAATGGAGCTAAGCCCTAGGTCTTAGCCCTCAATAAATTCTCACTTAATTCACTCTTTTCTACTACAATTAAAATTACACTAAATTTCACTATAATACGTTTTCATAATACTTTATATTTTAAATTTTGGAGCACTTTTTTGCGTTTTTTAACACTATTTATATTCTTACTATTGACACTAAATCCTCTTCATGCAGAAGCACTTTCAATTGACAATATCTCTGCACATATCCAAAAAGGACTCCAAACACGTATCAGTGGTCAAAATAAACCTATCATTCAAGATATTTATGCACAAACCGGTGATAAACCTTTATGGATCGGCAATCAAAACAAGACAAGAACAAGTCATTTGATACAAGCACTCAATGATCCTCTTTTTAACTATAAAAATAAATCCTTTGATCAAATATCTATCAAACATCTCTTTTATCAGCTTGACAATGGAGAGATCAGCCAAGCAAAACAAGCCTCTGCCTATGCAAAACTTGACCTTGTACTTACCAGTTCATTCGTACGTTTAGTCAGATTTATTGTTCAGGGTGATGTAGACTGGAACATGGTACAGGAAAAACTGAACAGCCTTGAACAAAGTGATGATATTACAGCCAGATGGGAAATGGAACCTAAACCATTTCCAGATCATGACGAACTTATCTCTGCTATAGAAAACGATACACTCTATGCGTATCTAACTTCTTTGCTTCCAATGGAAAAACGATATAGAAAACTCGTTACACTTTTAAATGATTATCGTAGGATGGATAAATTTCCAAAGATAAAATATAGTAAGAAAACTTTAAAACTAGGTGACAGATCAAGTCGTATTAAAGAGATAAAGAGACGCCTGCAGATCACTGGAGATTACCCTAAAAAAGCACCTATTGACAATAAGTTTGATCAAACGCTTAAAAGAGCTGTTATGACTTACCAAAAACGTTACCTTATCAAAGTGACCGGTATGGTTGACAGAACAACGACCTATTATCTTAATCTTCCTGCAAAAAATAATATACAGGCCATCATTACAAATTTGGACAAAACAAAACTCTATCCAAAACAATTTGAAGATGAGTATATTGAAGTGAATATCCCCGATTTTAATTTGCGATACTATAAAGAGGGTGAACAAATCATGAAAAAAGGTATTGTAGTAGGTCGCATAGACAGACCAACCCCTCTTTTCTCCAATGCGATACGCTATATGGTGCTCAACCCCACATGGACCATTACCGATAATCTGGTAAAACGGGATCTAATACCTGTGTTTAGAAAAGATCCTATGTATTTGGAAGAGAACAATATACATGCATTTAGAGGCAAAAAAGAGGTTGAGGTCACACCAGAGATGCTCGCCCCCTATGAAAAAAGTGAGGAAAAGGTGCCTTACCGTTTTGTACAGTTTCCGGGTGACAACAATGCCCTAGGAAGAGTGAAGTTCATGTTTCCCAACAAATACGATGTCTATCTGCATGATACAGATAATAAATCACTTCTCTCTCGACGTTATAAGATCTATAGTTCCGGATGTATGCGTCTGGAGAAACCTTTTGATCTTGTATCCTTGCTGCTTGAACACGTAAGAAAGAGTTATTCTCAAAATGAGATAGATGAAATACTTGAAAGCAATGAGCCAAAGATTATTGGACTCAGACAAACCGTACCTATACATATGCTTTATTTTACCGTGTATGAAGAAGATGGTTTGGCTTATTTTAAAAATGACATCTATCTGTATGATAAGATCATTGAAGAATCCGTGGTGGGAAATAAAAAGGCTACATTTACTGTACCTAAAAAGCGTATGATCTCTGTAAAAAAAAATGCACGGCCGCTTTCTAATTAGATTTTTTTCGTAATTTCACCCTTTGAAGATGTGTCAGTGCTATAGCCATAGCATCTGTGATATCCAAAGGTTTGATCTCCTTTTTGATACCGAACAATCTTTTTACCATAAAAGCAACTTGTTCTTTATCTGCTTTTCCATTTCCTGTAACTGCTTTTTTTACCTGTAATGGTGTATATTCATAGAAATAACCTACCTCTTGAAGTATCTTTAATGAAAGTGCTCCTCTAAACTGTGCAAGCTTTAAAACCGACTTGGGATTATAAGCAAAAAAGATATCTTCAATGGCCACTTCATCCACTTTATGTGCCTTTAAAATGACGTCTATACCCTCTACAAGCTCAACGATCTGTTCCTGTAGTTCTTTTGCTTTTATTTTGAGTAAACCTGCTTCAATAAGTGAAAACTTTTTTCCATCCCAATATATGATACAATACCCTAAATTACGGCTTCCGGGGTCTATTCCTAAAATATTCATTCACACCTTTGTTCACATAGTGAATAAAATTATTCAACTCTGTTTAATAACGCTATTTTAGCTTAAGTTGGCTAAAATGTTATAAGTTATTCACATTGAGAATTTTAACTTCTTAAAACTGTGAAAATTTATTCACACATTTAAAAATATCAAAGGCATGCACAGATGAATATAGGACAGAAAGTACTTTTTGAACTGAAAAAAGAGATCAGTGAAGTAGAATATGAACGATATATTAAAAACCTTACCTATGATACCAAACGTTCTCGAAGTAATATTGTCTATTTTAATGCCCCCAATATGATCATTGCAAAATGGATCAAAAGTAAATATACTGAAAAACTCATGCATCTTTTTGAATTGCAAAACGAAATAAAACCAGAAATAGAAATTACCGTGGGTAAACAAAAAGATCAACGTTCAGCACCAGCTGCAAAACAGGCTAGCGAAAAAAGCCATTCTAAAAGTACTTACCTCAATCCCTCTTTGACCTTTGAAAGTTTTATCGTGGGAAATTCCAACCAATTTGCCTATACTACTGCA is a window of Sulfurovum sp. TSL6 DNA encoding:
- a CDS encoding FAD-dependent thymidylate synthase; protein product: METMEMYHIEYEKPKVTLLQQSGLGVAEIAARTCYDSFENSENACVKHAMDDLDTDAINNIEDSDLLSNLAWVHHHHSIIEHASLSFLIQGTSRGVLQEHARHRLQAISVRSTRYTMSSVINAFVASIEAEDGFAFFFETLLTLNLFVITDKAYLNIEIRAIYDKLYFQYQRDSDFIQTAVAKSSIPFIEENKDNAEALFKALENGKKKRNVGDGFKHIVSDNWKVDMVVTFNIRSLKNYFDLRDSGAAWFQIQWLAEAMKEVTPLKYLKLIDKNYKQKS
- a CDS encoding NAD(P)/FAD-dependent oxidoreductase, with the translated sequence MADMIVVGAGAAGLVAAITAARTGQKVLLLEQNSKIGKKILVSGNGKCNIDNKYIALHRFHGENPDFIDAILKGYDFDVVEKFFTSIGLELIEGKEGKMFPMSLQASSVVEMLEYEAKRAGVQILCDCGVTSLSKEGDTFTLETSQGIKRCKKLLLASGSPAAPQLGGSNSGYAFATKMGHSLIPRHPSLVQLCSDETWVKACAGVKVSGVAQLYANGEYITEKKGDLLFTNYGISGLAILDLSREVSTRLANYDYCELNLDLMPELSKEKLTNLLLGRIKEGSEKPIEIWLHGVINKKLISIILEQSKCKAKQENDLNRKEIGKLVYAIKNLKLSINDTKGFKGAEVATGGVNTTEINPQTMESKLVPNLYFAGEILDVDGDRGGFNFHFAWISGLRIGNNL
- a CDS encoding MTH1187 family thiamine-binding protein, with the translated sequence MSALVEFSMFPTEKTQSKSAFVARVLDIVDKSGLAYQLTPMGTIIEGETVEEVLAVINNAYEELQKDCGRVYSSIKIDWRDGPVGRLGNKVGSVEEKLGRKLRS
- the purM gene encoding phosphoribosylformylglycinamidine cyclo-ligase; translated protein: MSNISYKDAGVDIDAGNEFVEAIKSDVKSTFDKNVIGGIGSFAGAYALPTGYKEPVILSATDGVGTKLRIAIESGKLDTVGIDLVAMCVNDLICNNGTPMFFLDYYATGKLLPENAKDVVAGIAEGCRRSECALVGGETAEMPGMYSDDDFDLAGFAVGIAERSEMDTVANVKEGQVLIAMPSSGVHSNGYSLVRKLLFDKLGMSLETEFEGKPLVETLLEPTRIYVKEYKANKHYVKALAHITGGGIVENLPRVLPEGMRAIVNKDAIKVLPIFEFMSKYVEEEEMYRAFNMGVGMVWVVEPENVDAVLANTDGYVIGALAHGEKGVEMV
- a CDS encoding deoxyguanosinetriphosphate triphosphohydrolase encodes the protein MRPDERFFSFEKDFRDPYARDRDRVVHCSSFRRLEYKTQVFLNHEGDYFRTRLTHSLEVSQIARTLSRMLELNETLAEVIALSHDLGHTPFGHVGGDELDKLLKADGRPLGFEHNFQSFRVLTKLEKRYKEFDGLNLTFATLEGVLKHSYPYKKPFLDGLDPHFDLEKHPSLEAMVVDHADEIAYTSHDIDDGIKYGLITFDDLLKDELCLRVDEVVQNEGVTREEKLYRHRFVAGLIKLLVEDFIDNSKDGAKKYREETPICVTIDAQEKLPVGFSKETGIQLKKLKKLLHQKLYRHQKIVRKMHAGKQCIQGLYKAFTEDTDLLPPYQKELFEVRTKERVIADYIAAMTDRYAMKTYHEMYGFSL
- a CDS encoding porin family protein, with product MKKFNLSLVAFLTMSAFATAGGDIAIVEPVVETPMVEESTGSFYTGLGYAYMNIDPDNSPEANGDAVLLLAGYNFNQYIGVEGRYSGLTDCLENAAIYLKPMYPMNGITLYGLLGYGQVDYDGGQSLSESGFQWGLGANYEVVENISVFVDYTNLYDDTGFDGALPNQDVLADSINVGFTYTF
- a CDS encoding sodium:alanine symporter family protein, translating into MNSIFEQINGLLGSLFFFDIFFGSMEGTNMPFIVAWLIVGGLFLTFRFGFINARMFGHAFKIITGKYKTADDVGEITPFQSLTTALSATVGLGNIAGVAIAIAVGGPGATFWMILAGFFGMTLKFTEVTLAQIYRERRPDGRIMGGAMQYLSIGLASKGYIKLGKVLAVMFAVLAIGGSLGAGNAFQTSQAMGALSERIPFFQEYPIVFGLILATLVGFVIIGGIKRIASTAEKIVPTMVFIYLAASLWILLTNASQVPGAISTIFHEAFAPTAAAGGLIGVLVQGFKRAAFSSEAGIGSAAIVHSTASVKYPVRQGMVALYEPFIDTIVICSMTALVIVTTGVYDPSGEFANLVASKQGAALTAAAYGTVISWFPVILSFSIVLFAFSTMISWSYYGERSWTYLFGEKYTLLYKLIFVSFTVISSVTSASTLLEFSDLLILGMALPNLIGLYMLQGVVHSNLKAYLKKWKSGELDRECIEKGVCKTE
- the typA gene encoding translational GTPase TypA encodes the protein MQKIKNIAVIAHVDHGKTTLVDQLLQQSGTYAAHQEVQERAMDSNDIEKERGITILSKNTAITYGDHKINIIDTPGHADFGGEVERVLKMVDGVLMLVDAQEGAMPQTKFVLKKAVELGLIPVVVINKIDKDGADPERVLDEMFDLLVALDANEEQLEFPVLYAAARDGYAKWEMEDENKDMTPLFEAILEKVPYPQGSPDNDTQAQVFTLDSDNFVGRIGITRIFNGKVKKGDEYLLVKADGSKSKSRVSKLIGFKGLDRIEIQEAEAGDIVAIAGFADIDVGDSICDPVNPVALDPMHVEEPTLSVIMSVNDGPLAGTEGKHVTSNKIRERLEKEMETNIAMRMEPTGEAAFKVSGRGELQIGILAENMRREGFEFLLARPEVVVKEENGVRMEPFEHLVVDVPEEFQGVAIEKLGKRKAEMTSLTPMPDGTVRLEFEIPARGLIGFRNEFLTDTKGEGIMNHSYLEYRPYSGTVVSRTPGALVSMDNGEAVAFSIFNLQARGVMFIKPQDKVYSGMVIGESARPGDLDVNPLKGKQLTNMRTSGADDAIKLVPPRPITLESAMEWIEDDELIEITPISIRIRKKYLDENIRKRMARDKKNAK